Part of the Pyricularia oryzae 70-15 chromosome 3, whole genome shotgun sequence genome, CGTGGAGATTAGTTTGAGACCAGTTTTTAATTCGGATACTGGGGCTTATCTGGGACtatcttttctttccccctTGTAATGGTTGCGACGGTGTCCTGATCTGTTTTTGTAGCGTTTGGGATGAACTAAGTAAGGGGAAGCCTAAAGCCGGGCAATACATTCAAAATGAGGGGATAATTTTACGTGGTCTGAGATACGGCTCCTCATAAGTGTCGCTTCCCCATTCGTATTCGTTCTCGGACCCTGACCAAAAAACAAGAGGGAAAGCCCGCTGCATGTCATTGAGCTTCGTCGCGTTCGAATCCGGAAAAGGGTCCGAGGGCAATTAAAAGCCGTGCGATGCATTTCAAATTTCCACAATGTCCGTAACatgcagctttttttttttgctttcgaAAACTTCGGTTTGTCGAGGAAGAAGAATTGAGACATTGCGACGTTGCAACATTGCGACTCTTTCCTTTTACTTCCAATCAACTCTAGCATTTCCGGCCAAAGCTATTTTCAATTCAACTTAAAACCAATCGCTCAAGTTCAAATGGCAAAAACGGAAAAGGCCTTTACAAATGCCGAAAAgatcctcatggccaaggcCTGGATCTACGGGATCCGACCCTTTTTTAAACATGGCAAAAACTTCAACCCGACGCGCGATATACCCCCTCAGACGGGCAAGACCATGCTCGTGACGGGCGGCGCCTCAGGAATCGGAGCGGCATTCGTGGCCGAGATTGCGCGCCACTCGCCCGCGCAGGTCTGGATCGCCGACCTGCGCCCCGAGGCGGCCGAAAAGGCAATCTCGGCCATCTCGGCCGAGTGCCCCGACGTCAAGATAGATTTTCTCCAGATCGACCTGGGCGACGCCGAGTCGGTGAAGCGGGCCGCGAGCGAATTCCTGTCGCGCACCGAGCGCCTCGACGTGCTCCTCAACAACGCCGGCATCCTGCCCGCCAAGGGGTGGACGACCAAGGACGGCTACGAGTCCATGTTTGGCGTCAACTTTGTCGGCCACGCGCGCCTGACGGAGCTCCTGCTGCCGCGCCTGATGGAGACGGCCGCGATCCCGGGGGCGGACGTGCGCGTCGTCTCGGTCGCGAGCGGCGGCCACGGCGTGCACCCCAAACCGGACGGCGTGCGGctgagcagcggcggcgcgctGCTCAAGGAGCCGACCTGCGGCGGCATGACGGCCATGCAGCGCTACGCGCAGAGCAAGCTGGCCGTGATCCTGTGGGTGCGCCGCCTCGCGAGGGAGTTTCCCGCCATCACCATCGTGTCGGCCCACCCGGGGACCGTCGCCACCAGCATCGCCAACGACCTCTCTGGCAGCACCCGGCAACCGCCAGCGTTCTTCGTCAAGCTCACGGGCACAAAGACGCCCGAGATGGGGTGCTACAACCAGCTCTGGTGCGCCACCGCCCCCAGGGATCAGCTCGTCAGCGGAAAGTACTACTGCCCCGTCGGGCTGCCGGATCAGGAGTTTGGCATCGCCAGGGATAGGAAAAAGGCGGACGAGCTGGAGGAGAGGTTGTGGGTTTGGCTGCAGAAGGAGCTCAAGGGGGACAGCTTTGTAAAGGTGGATGCTTAGGGTGGAGGGGTTTTACTGGGAGCTGGCtctggtttttctttttcttcttttttcttcttctttttctctgtcTGTATTTTACTGTATGTTCCTATCTCATTTCTCTGGCACATTTTCTTGCGTTTGCTCAAGATACCTAGCTCGACGCTATACTAAATTGTAATCTGCTTTGCTTTCTGCATCTTTAGAAAGTCTACATAGGAATGCAAACCTGCTTGCCAAAGTGGGCGACTCCCTTAGCTACCTTTCCttaaagtacctaggtacctctcTAGGCATGCTCAGCATCGGGTGCTGGTGTTGGGTCAGGTGACTTGTGGCCCCGTTAGCCAGCACCCAGCCTGGGGGAAAGAGCTTCGTTTGTGTAGGCAGGCAAATCACCGATTGATCCTTCCTACCACGCCAAAATAGAAAATCCTGCTCGTCACCTTTTTCCACAACTAGGTAGTCATCAGCTCCAGTGTGACTCTATTGTAATTATTTTTGTCGACGTTTTGGATGAATTGTCGTGTTAAGCTGAATGTGGAAAGGTACCCGGCAAATCGTCCCAATCTACCCAAGACCAAGGCTGATCGATAATTTGCTTGCTTTCTCCAGTTGGGTTGACTTTCTGCTCAACTGGGAGTAAATCTTTCCAGAAAAGAGAATCGATGAAGAGGGCTTTGAGCAAGGCAACCGACTTGTAGGTCATGTGCTCCGGATACGGAAACGCGCCTTGCGATCTTTCGCGCGCACAGtttcaacagcaacaacaacaaacagcAAAACACGAAGTAGAAAAAAGGCGCCATGCCCCTCCCAGCACGCAGGTCTCGGCACCGCAAAGCTGTAGGAATACTAAATAATAACCAATGGCCCGGCCAGCTCTGGATGCTCCGCCCTGGTTTGCAAATCGGGTTTTGAGGATTTGACCAATCTTCCGATTGCATTTGGCTGCGCCCCCGCAGCACCTGGCCAAAAAGCAACCAGCGTCGCTTTGTGCAACAAATGTTGAgtaatatatatatagacAATTGTGCGGGTTATTACCCGCTTCAAACCTATCGCGAACTCAAGCTTTAGTCTTCTTCAGATTGACAGTAATATTTCTCGAAATATCCTACTTTTTAGCAGTTCTGCTGTGTCCAtagactgactgactgttcGACGACTTGATTGAGTCATCTTAAACTGACTATCTAGAACTGATCGGTGTATAGCATTTATCCACAACCTCCTGTCGCACCAAGCAATCACAAATGTCGAGCCTTTACGAGTAGGATCCTCTCGACCTAGGCAGAGATGCCATCAGACTTtgccgcctcttccgcaggTCTCAGGACCCGCAGTGGCCACCCATTATACGATGCGAGCTCTTCCAATCGTACCTGCACGAGGCTGAAGGGGTGCCGTACGAGGCGCTGTCATATACATGGGCCTGCGAAGATGGAACCTCCGAGACCATAAAGCACACCATCATCATGAACGGCAAAGTTCACCACGTCACGACAAATCTCTTCCACGCTTTGTCTAGCATTCGCCTGGACCACGAGGACAGAATAGTCTGGATCGATGCGCTTTGTATCAACCAGGCCGACCACCGAGAGCGCGGTCACCAGGTCGGACAAATGGCGCAGACGTACAGTTGCGCCCAGAGAGTTCTGGTCTGGCTCGGGATGGGGAATGCCCTGAAACACTCCATTATAAGGTGGATGGATGCGCTAGACAGGAGAGTCAACGCCAGGCCGAACTTCTCTAGACAATCTTCCCCCGTCGGCCTGTGGGTGAACGAGGTGCGCAATCAGGGTTACTCGGCCGTCACGTACGGCAAGGACCCGAATGATCATAGTCAGGCCCGCTGGCCGCTGACCATGAAGAGAGAGAAACTGCCACAGCTGGACGTCGGAGTAGAGTACCGATACCCTCTCCCGTCCTTGACGGAAATAGAGCAGCAGGAGGTCCCAAGCCTGTACCGCGCAGCGTGGTTCACTAGGATCTGGGTTATACAGGAAGCGGCGAAGGCGCGATCGGCTTTGGTCATGTACGATCGCTACTCGGTGCAATCGTCGACGTTTGTGCTCGTCCCGCAGCtgttcgactttgaagttcCTGAGGGGACGCAGGCTGTACTGGATCTTTTGCCTGGCCCACTGCGGATGACATCGTGGTGGAATAATGCGCGGGACTTGCGCACCCTGATGGACAAGTTTGGCTCGAGTTGCAAGGCGTCCGACGAAAGGGATAAGGTTTACGCGCTTTTGGGTTTAGCATCTGACGCGCCATCTCTGCAGCCGGACTACGATGTTGACACACGCGTAGTGATTGAGAGGACAATCGCATATCTCATGGCGAACAGAGGGGTGACGGGCAGGGCTGGCCTGTGGACGCGTCACCTGCCCCAGTGGACGATGGATCAGTTTTTAGAAGAGTTGCCAGAGGCAGATGATTCGTTTCTTAGTTGGACCTTGCGCTACAGCAGCCTAGAGGCGGTCGCCGTCGAGGTGGTAGTGTTGGGTTTGAGCTTGGATAGCATGAACGATCCGAAGTGGCCGTCGGATTCCTTGGATGAGAGGTGAGTGATAATGCCAAACCCTGACCGCATTCCTCCCTATTAAAGCTCCTCCAGGCCACAGCTAATATTTCCAAAACGACCCTTGTCCACTTGTTTGGATGCTGGCCGCAAGTAAACCACAACTTCCACGTCTCCTCCGGGCCATCCTGGGCAGACCAGACATCAACCCACAGGTTGAACACAATGGGAAGACACCGCTAGCCAAAGCCGCCCAATCAAGGCCCTGGGCCGTTGTACACCGCCTCCTTGGGGACCCTCGAGTCGACCGATGGGCCATGCGAGGCTACAGAAACTTCCTCTGGGAAACCCCCAACCCAATAACGCAGCTAGCCCCGGCGGCCATTGCTCCACTATTTGATACTATTCAGCTATTTCTCTCCAACTTACCTCATCTCGCGCGAGAGGGCCTGCTGGGCGAAACCAGCAATATTTCCGATCACCCGCTATCCTACGCCCATGGGAAGCTGCTGAGCCTCAAAGGCGACATAAAGAGACTTGTTGAGGACCTGATGAAAGAAGACCTCCAAGAAATCATGTATGTCCTCAAGTATCTGGATCGCCCCTCTGGCCTGGATGGCCCCGATGACCTGGCTCGCCGGTGGGGGTGGCTGGCCCAGCTAAAGAGCTGCGTAATCAGCGACTACATCGCAGCGCACCTGGAACTGGGGCTTGAGCTCAAGAACATGTGGGTATATGCCCGCCCAGACTGCCTCTTGTGGTTGGCAGTCGGGCTTGGTGATATACCGGCTGTGTCGAGGCTGTTGGTCCCCGAGCTCAAGGTGGGATCCTTTAACCCCATTACCTCACTTCTCTTAGTGGCTGTGATAGCCAGAGACGTGGCCATGGCCGAGACGTTGCTCGAAAAGGGCTGGGATTCATATGAAGCAAGGGAAGAAGTCAAAATTTCGCAAGCTCTGCAAATCGCAGTCATGAATAAACAAAAGGACATGGTCGAGCTTTTGCTTCACAACGGGGCTGACCCCAAAAACAAACGATATGGGTCAACGCCGTTTTATACCGCCATCGAATTGGGAAACACTGCTATGGTCGAAATGCTTCGGTGCGCGGGGTTTGTCGTTAGAACAGATTTGGGGAAGCATGGGGAACAGCAAACTGCATCGGCGAGATTGCCCGGTAGTCCACGTCTGTCTGATGCCAAAGAAACCTCCATCTCACCGGATCTGACAACTACTGGGGTTGTAGAAGGGTAACGGGCTATCCCTCAAGAACATGGACAAGGACATCGCGTGCTCAGAGTGTTATTCAGTCTTTCGCAGTGGAAATTCCTGTAAAGGAAACAATATTATATAAAACCTATTCACCGTGCAATCGCACCGCTCTTCTCATCCGGCTGCACCAGCTCTCTCGTCTTGAACTTGGCCCAAAAGTTGTTTTGCTTGACGAACCAAGCATTGACCAGCTCCCATTCTTGCTGTGGGTCTTTAAAATCGATCTGATGTATGGAAATCATATGTTAGCATGTGATCATCGCAATGTCAGTCCACTCGCAAACAAAGGGTACTCACGTCAAATCTCCTCAACAAACTGGGCACTAGCTTGTAAATCTCCAACAAGCTGATGTTCTTGCCGATGCAAGTCCTCGACCCCATTCCAAACTGCATCATCATGCCACCCATCTCCTTGATGCGTTGCTCCTCACGAGCCCGAACCTCATGCCCAGCCGGCCCGGCAGCCTTGACCAGCTCCTCATCGACCAGCCACCTCTCGGGCCGATACACATCCACATCCTCACCAAAGATGTCCTTGTTGTTATGGATAACCCAAGCCGAAACACCGACAATCGTGCCGCCGGGCACGAAATGCCCCGCAATCTCCATCCCGCCCTCGGGGACGATCCTCTCCAGCGGCAGACCGGCGGCCGGGTGCACCCGGAAGGCCTCCTTGACGCAGGCGTCCAGGTACGGCAGGCGCTGGCTCTCGTGCCACGTCACCAGGCCCGTCTCGCCGTCTTCAAACTCGCCCCTGCGCGCCGCGTCGTCGATCTCGCGCCTCAGCCTGGCCATGGCGGACGGGTTCCGGAGAAGGTAGTAGAAGACGGCGCTGAGGCTGATGGCCGTCGTCTCGGAGCCGGCAAACGCCATCGACACCGCCATGGTCTGCACCAGCGAGTCGTCCATAAAGTCGGGCCTCGCCTCCTGCGCCGCGAGGAACTTTGACAGCAGGTCGGGCGACTTGGTCGAGGGGTGGGGCTCCGCCGCGGGCTTCTCATCCGCGCCGGCGCCGAAGCCGCCGTTCATGCTGCCGCCGGCGGGGAGACGCTCTGCCATGCGGGCGCGGGCGAACTTGGCCACGGGAAAGGTCGAGTCGAACAGCCCCCACTGCGACAGCTTGAGGTAGACCGGGTTCTTGAGGAAGAGCAGGTCGAGGAGCGGCATCTGGCCGACGGGGGCGACGTAGAGGAACAGCTTGGAGAGGTACGAGACGATGCCGTCAATGTCCTCGTTCTTCTCGACGAAGCCGTGGCGCTTGCTGTAGGTGATCTCGCCAATGACGTCAAAGGCATAAAACTGCAGCCAGCGGCCAAAGTCGCAGCCGCTGTCGTCGCcggcgggcttgtcggcaaacagccgctgcgtctGGTCGAGGAAGAGCTTGGTGGTGTTGTCGACAAACGGCTCGTACTGGACCAGGGCCGACATGGCAAAGGCGGCGTTGACGCAGCGGCGGAACTTGGCGTGGAAGGACTCGTCCACGGTGCTGAAGAGGGACGGGAGGCGGCGGCCCTTGACGACGGATTGTTGGACGATGTAAAAGTCGGACTTGGTCGTTTGTTAGTATTTTGTGGGACCCTTGGTTGTATATgatgagacaaaaaaaaagggacacACCTTGACCATGTTCTTGTTCAGTCCATAAATGGCCTTGAGGGCCTTTGGGTCGGAGAAGGACAGCGCATTGGGTCCCAGCCTGACCACGTCGCCGTACCTTTCATGCAACTTTCGATGCGTGACTTCGGGGCGCTGCTTGTACACATCCCACACTCGCCAAAAGTCCGTCAGGGACGCCAAGAACGGCCCCGGGTACTTGTGCAGCCCCTTTTGGAAGCGGTTCCTGGCCAGCCATGCTGCCGTGACGGCGACGAGGACCGGGAGCCAGTTGGCGGCCAGAAAGTGCAGTATCGGTGCTGTGAGGCCCTGCATGGCGCCGTGTTGAAAGTGATGCTGCGCTGTATGGGGATGAATATTATCCGTGTTGaacggggggggggggtgggaCTGTGGGTGTTTTTAGGCACTAATCGTTGGAGTAAGGGTGCACTTGAGGAAAAATAATGATGTGTATTTCCTTGCGAGTATTAAGGCTTTTCTAAAGGGACCACCATGTCACCCGTAAAGAAATGtcatcgaaaaaaaagatgaacaAAACAAATCTAGGCCCACGACGGCACGAGGGACACAACCTCCTTATGATGTCGTCCAAGCTGCGGCTGACAGTAATCCCAACACGGCGGCCAAACAATTGCCGTGGGTTGGCAAAAAGTGGGGGTGTAATTGGAAAATCGCTTACAAAAATAGCGCTTGCTAGTGGATTCCTGTAGCTCATGGTAcaaagcagaaaaaaaaaaaaggacaaacaaaaaatgTCGGCATTCTCCCAAGCTCGAGGCAAAAAAACCCGGGACAGACGATGGCTGTCGTGGTAGGAACGGGATAAAGATTATGAGACGTGTGGGGCGGGCGCATGGACTGTGAGATAGGGAGTGACCTTGTTTGTTCGATCGGCAGATGACGACTGTACGGAAATGACTGCTGATAAGATTTTGTCGGTATTGGGTGTGTAGTCTGCAACCCGACCAACGTTTTGACGTTACCGAAAATCGTTCTTTTGGGTTCGTCGCAATGGCGGTGATGCACAATGATCTGTTGCTTTTGATGGGCTAGAGGCAAATCGGACAGATCTGGCAGCTGGATCGAGGGTTCGATAATACCAACTGTATTATAGCAAGAAATTATGACAGTATTTTGTGTCGCATCGACACCATCTTTGGACTGAACCACCTGGCCCGCTTCCCGCTGGTCGCACAAAAGATTCCCCTGAAATGCACCACGTAATCCCAACGGCTTCGGCAGTCTCCAGAGAACCACCACGCTGTATACGGATAAGAATGGACAACCTATGGAACATCGGAATCGCTCGAGATGATTAAAAACCCGGGCCAGATTTGGGCAAACAAATGCAAAGGTTCTGTGCTTCACCTGATAATCTAATCTAGACTTGCTCTGCTCCCGacagtattttttttttctcttcaaaAAAAGGCCTTTTATTTTATCGAACCTCGTGAATTTATACTTTTTTCGAAATAATCTTTTTCCGTATCCTGAAGGGTTCATTTGGGGAGCATTCCAATTTCCCGGGAAACTTGTCCTCGATTTTGCCGCCTGGCGCTCTTGTCACGGTGCAAAGCAACAGcacagccaaaaaaaaactgccgTTGGTTTCGAGTCGACTTGGTTTTCTCCAAGGACAGGGTGGATCCCCCCGTGAGCGGGGAAATCCTGGGGGGGTTTTGTTCTGGGGCCTATGTTTCGGCAGATGCCACAGCCAGTCGTTGGGGGAGGACGGTGGGGCTGTCTGGCTGACGGCGGCTTTGACAATGACCGTCCAAGCCGTCAAGTCGTCTGAACCTTTGGGCCCCATTCTGAGGGTCGGATGAaagctagactagaactagaactggaCTAGCTTAACACTGGGGCGAAATTTGCAAATCGTTTGACGATATAAAAAACCAAACCTTGGATATTTACTTTGTGATTTGGCTGGGTGATCGTCCTTGACTGTACGTGGTCACAAACGTGCAACTTCATGGCGGGATGCACTTTGGCAGCGCTTGCTACCATACGCGTCGGGTACAGGTCATGAACCTAGTTTGCTACCTGACCATTTCCGCGGCGGCTGCGGGAAATTCTTCCTTTGCCTGCTCGGAGCTTGATCAGGCTATCCAGTGGTCAAGCAAACAGTCGGACCGAGCTGCAGATATTTCCTGGATGTTCAAGGCATAATTTAAGGAATATGAACACAATGCAAAAGCCCGGACCAACACATACGGCCACacccactggaatatacgggatcccgtgcgctctcccctagtcaaaccagGAGCGAAAGCGTCCGTTTGTGGACGCCTTGGATCCCAAATCAAACATTTTCTCCTCGTACCGATTGAGTGAGGGCAAAAGTAGTACGGGGAGGATTTGGTGCCATGGTTGCCTTCGGTTTTGCGCCGCTCTCCATTTGGATCCTTTACCTCGCCGCCACCAGTCTTGCAACGTCGTCAAAAACCGTCTCCTGTTTTCCGGATGCAATCCATATCGACGGCCATAGCCATAAAGGTCTCGACGCCCCCAGAGTAAGGGTGCCTGCGCGCCGCTCTCTTTTTGAAAAGAGGGCCCGCCACCCTTTTGTCTCCTGTTTCGCCCGTGACTTAACAGGGACCTGTTTAACGGCGTCGACAATTTTTGCAATGGGAACTCCACGCG contains:
- a CDS encoding pisatin demethylase, translated to MQGLTAPILHFLAANWLPVLVAVTAAWLARNRFQKGLHKYPGPFLASLTDFWRVWDVYKQRPEVTHRKLHERYGDVVRLGPNALSFSDPKALKAIYGLNKNMVKSDFYIVQQSVVKGRRLPSLFSTVDESFHAKFRRCVNAAFAMSALVQYEPFVDNTTKLFLDQTQRLFADKPAGDDSGCDFGRWLQFYAFDVIGEITYSKRHGFVEKNEDIDGIVSYLSKLFLYVAPVGQMPLLDLLFLKNPVYLKLSQWGLFDSTFPVAKFARARMAERLPAGGSMNGGFGAGADEKPAAEPHPSTKSPDLLSKFLAAQEARPDFMDDSLVQTMAVSMAFAGSETTAISLSAVFYYLLRNPSAMARLRREIDDAARRGEFEDGETGLVTWHESQRLPYLDACVKEAFRVHPAAGLPLERIVPEGGMEIAGHFVPGGTIVGVSAWVIHNNKDIFGEDVDVYRPERWLVDEELVKAAGPAGHEVRAREEQRIKEMGGMMMQFGMGSRTCIGKNISLLEIYKLVPSLLRRFDIDFKDPQQEWELVNAWFVKQNNFWAKFKTRELVQPDEKSGAIAR
- a CDS encoding dehydrogenase/reductase SDR family member 13, whose protein sequence is MSAFTNAEKILMAKAWIYGIRPFFKHGKNFNPTRDIPPQTGKTMLVTGGASGIGAAFVAEIARHSPAQVWIADLRPEAAEKAISAISAECPDVKIDFLQIDLGDAESVKRAASEFLSRTERLDVLLNNAGILPAKGWTTKDGYESMFGVNFVGHARLTELLLPRLMETAAIPGADVRVVSVASGGHGVHPKPDGVRLSSGGALLKEPTCGGMTAMQRYAQSKLAVILWVRRLAREFPAITIVSAHPGTVATSIANDLSGSTRQPPAFFVKLTGTKTPEMGCYNQLWCATAPRDQLVSGKYYCPVGLPDQEFGIARDRKKADELEERLWVWLQKELKGDSFVKVDA